In the genome of Leptospira koniambonensis, one region contains:
- a CDS encoding DUF1564 family protein — translation METLKPTFHRSFSQNISLENIITKKRKVSTLLIPPHLAKYVRKQGINYLLRKALSSQRRSFHSNKRINSVSIYTKYQNTLGGSKEKKYIKFNFRPKAEDWTQLRSLAISHGVSMCYLFVMLLEEYKSKGFSKVEKIIWQVKAAIHANFDSKVFFRELWIFEYQLGKSNFRIRGKDPHGPKIA, via the coding sequence ATGGAAACATTAAAGCCTACCTTTCACCGCTCCTTTTCTCAGAACATATCTCTAGAAAATATAATTACAAAGAAACGGAAAGTCTCCACTCTTCTGATCCCGCCGCACCTTGCGAAATATGTTCGGAAACAAGGAATCAACTATTTACTAAGAAAGGCACTTTCAAGCCAACGAAGAAGTTTCCATTCGAACAAACGTATTAATTCCGTATCCATATATACCAAATATCAGAATACTCTCGGAGGATCGAAAGAAAAGAAATATATAAAGTTCAACTTTAGGCCAAAAGCAGAAGATTGGACACAACTTAGAAGTCTCGCCATTAGTCATGGAGTTTCTATGTGCTATTTATTTGTAATGCTACTAGAAGAATATAAATCAAAAGGTTTTTCAAAGGTAGAAAAGATAATCTGGCAAGTGAAAGCTGCAATACATGCAAACTTTGATTCGAAGGTTTTCTTCAGAGAATTATGGATCTTTGAATATCAATTAGGAAAATCCAATTTTAGAATTAGAGGAAAAGACCCTCATGGACCAAAAATCGCATAA
- a CDS encoding response regulator transcription factor, translating to MKNILVIEDDPDIGNLIRKSLDSAHYRTTIQTSGEEGLKYYKANHPDLLILDLSLPDIDGMDVCRTVRRSDENTPIFIVTARNEEIDRIMGLELGADDYITKPFSVRELKTRVDVFFRRWDKKAGIKPNIGSGGEIIRGSLKIDPVRRRVTLKDQVINISRKEFDILQLMATSPGKVFSREMILEAVWGMEWDGFERMIDSHIKRIRSKLEKNSAQPEWIETIWGIGYRFTDNYEGIVIVD from the coding sequence ATGAAGAATATTCTGGTAATTGAAGATGATCCGGACATCGGGAATTTAATACGAAAGTCACTGGATTCAGCTCATTACCGAACCACTATTCAAACTTCTGGCGAAGAAGGCCTTAAATACTATAAGGCTAACCACCCTGACCTCTTAATTTTAGATCTTTCCTTACCTGATATTGACGGAATGGATGTATGCAGAACAGTTCGAAGATCGGATGAGAATACTCCTATTTTTATAGTTACTGCCCGAAATGAAGAAATTGATAGAATCATGGGACTCGAATTGGGTGCGGATGATTATATCACAAAGCCTTTTTCCGTACGAGAATTAAAAACCAGAGTAGATGTATTCTTTCGTCGCTGGGACAAAAAAGCGGGAATCAAACCTAATATCGGAAGTGGCGGAGAAATTATCAGAGGCTCTTTGAAAATTGATCCAGTTAGACGCAGAGTCACATTGAAAGATCAAGTAATAAACATTTCCAGAAAAGAATTTGATATTCTACAACTAATGGCAACTTCTCCCGGCAAAGTTTTCTCGAGAGAAATGATCTTAGAAGCAGTTTGGGGAATGGAATGGGATGGATTCGAAAGAATGATAGACTCTCATATCAAAAGAATTCGATCCAAGTTGGAAAAGAATTCAGCGCAACCTGAGTGGATAGAGACAATTTGGGGAATTGGTTATAGATTTACTGATAATTACGAGGGAATCGTAATTGTAGATTAG
- a CDS encoding DUF4279 domain-containing protein, translating into MKYSNPSFPRSWALIAVSEPGLDVHEVTRTLGIRPDLSVNKGVPAISGKSVTSSLWQIHSKRDASSPLEDHIQELLEKIAPRRKEFQSFCEKHNVVLYCSVEFNNGNLEETALSSRTLLLLGNLGLKLSFHAWNIPERRRRSED; encoded by the coding sequence ATGAAATATAGTAATCCTTCCTTCCCTCGGAGTTGGGCCCTTATTGCCGTTTCGGAACCTGGCTTGGATGTTCACGAAGTAACTAGAACTCTTGGGATTCGTCCGGATTTATCAGTGAATAAAGGAGTTCCTGCCATTTCTGGAAAATCAGTTACTTCTTCCTTATGGCAAATTCACTCTAAGAGAGACGCCAGTTCTCCTTTAGAAGATCATATCCAAGAGCTGCTGGAGAAAATCGCTCCTCGTCGCAAAGAATTTCAAAGTTTTTGCGAAAAACATAATGTCGTACTTTATTGTTCTGTTGAATTCAATAATGGTAATTTAGAAGAAACCGCTCTAAGTTCTCGGACTCTCCTGCTCCTAGGAAATCTTGGGTTGAAATTGTCTTTTCACGCGTGGAATATTCCTGAAAGAAGGAGAAGGTCAGAGGATTAG
- a CDS encoding STAS domain protein — protein MEYIRKYNHFEIRKKPKAVEIEPLLSEVNDQVLNELNSVLAMAFYETNRHVKLEISKFETLPFPVIEKLIKYALDLREKNRVLILSKPRPPIRKYIKTFSLEELILIL, from the coding sequence GTGGAGTATATCCGAAAATACAATCACTTCGAAATAAGAAAAAAACCAAAAGCAGTAGAGATTGAGCCCCTTCTTTCAGAAGTAAACGATCAAGTATTGAACGAATTAAACTCAGTTTTAGCAATGGCCTTTTATGAAACAAATCGGCATGTAAAGTTAGAAATATCAAAATTCGAGACTTTACCATTTCCAGTAATAGAAAAATTGATCAAATATGCCTTAGATCTGCGAGAAAAGAATCGAGTATTAATTCTTTCCAAGCCAAGACCGCCGATCCGAAAATACATCAAAACTTTCTCTCTAGAAGAATTGATTCTAATCCTCTGA
- the epmA gene encoding EF-P lysine aminoacylase EpmA — protein MKLNNLEILSFRSRFLNATRTFFHEKGFLEVDTPSLKRIPGMEPYLDPFIVGSPSGEEKGYLITSPEYSLKQALSLGADKVYEIAHTFRSGENGSSYHTAEFLMLEFYQTDTDLHQAMDLLEELIRSVTNKLSLPLPEKPFQRKSVKELLSNLAGIDWDRSSLERKITELSLTNLPLESMEYEDCFFLIFLNLLEPCFTSEFQFIYDYPPEMAALSRIEKGAAKRFELYFGNIELSNAFYELLDPIEQRARFEKEQELRRKLGKEVFPVHEEFLQALERGIPECSGVSIGLDRLLMVLLGRNSLSEVSPYWREI, from the coding sequence ATGAAGCTGAACAACTTAGAAATATTGTCATTTCGATCCAGATTTTTGAATGCTACGAGAACTTTTTTTCACGAAAAAGGATTCCTCGAGGTTGATACGCCATCTTTGAAAAGAATCCCGGGGATGGAGCCATATTTGGATCCATTTATTGTAGGATCTCCTTCGGGGGAAGAAAAGGGATATCTGATTACTTCCCCGGAGTATTCTCTCAAACAAGCTTTATCTTTAGGTGCGGATAAGGTATACGAGATAGCGCATACGTTTCGTTCCGGAGAAAATGGGAGTTCCTACCATACCGCCGAATTTCTGATGCTGGAATTTTATCAAACAGATACTGATTTACACCAGGCAATGGATCTGTTAGAGGAATTGATTCGATCGGTTACTAATAAGCTAAGTCTTCCTCTTCCGGAAAAACCATTCCAAAGAAAGTCAGTGAAGGAACTCCTCTCCAATCTCGCCGGCATAGATTGGGATAGGAGCTCGTTAGAGCGAAAGATAACAGAATTGTCTTTAACGAATCTTCCTCTTGAATCTATGGAATATGAAGACTGCTTTTTTTTAATATTCTTAAACTTATTAGAGCCGTGCTTCACTTCGGAATTTCAATTCATCTATGATTATCCTCCTGAAATGGCTGCTCTTTCTCGAATTGAAAAAGGAGCTGCAAAAAGGTTCGAATTATATTTCGGAAATATAGAATTATCTAACGCATTCTATGAACTTTTGGACCCGATAGAACAGAGGGCTCGTTTTGAAAAAGAACAAGAACTACGAAGAAAGTTAGGCAAGGAAGTATTTCCTGTTCACGAGGAGTTCCTTCAAGCATTAGAGAGAGGCATCCCGGAATGTTCCGGAGTTTCCATCGGGTTGGATCGACTTCTAATGGTTCTTTTGGGAAGGAACTCCCTCTCAGAAGTTAGCCCATATTGGCGAGAAATTTGA
- a CDS encoding OmpA family protein, translating to MTKKQNYYVTIKGKKYDRGLIELAEKATSGKKDGRISIADAKKLLNAVKDNNTYTDIEKKTMEYVRENFQFTAKADEWFRTEIRKWAAEKSSHTQTKSSPQEEYTSHDEAISLMSSQHSEPYRGYIPTPSAGQAKKQNSIPVLVLSLIILGGFGIGIYYAFRSNGKKSVSHTEEVKESKPKQVTEEKKEPSSSEKEGIFGFFSQKHEPTNFSGKDGELAYKIQSSPILFDKNDIKIPQSQRRILDSLTFLLKKHSDTKVVLIGHASSEGTEEVNLKVSQLRAEMVRDYLLGNGLETSRFILEAKGSQVVSSPEGKGQSSEKNRRVDIQIVK from the coding sequence ATGACTAAGAAGCAGAATTATTACGTCACTATAAAAGGCAAAAAATATGACCGAGGCCTAATCGAATTAGCGGAGAAGGCTACTTCAGGTAAAAAAGATGGCCGTATTTCAATCGCGGATGCAAAGAAACTTCTCAACGCCGTAAAGGATAATAATACTTATACTGACATCGAAAAGAAAACGATGGAATATGTCCGTGAGAATTTCCAATTTACCGCAAAAGCGGACGAATGGTTTCGCACTGAAATTCGTAAATGGGCCGCTGAAAAATCTTCTCATACTCAAACCAAATCTTCTCCACAAGAGGAATACACTTCTCACGATGAAGCGATCAGTCTTATGAGTTCTCAACATTCTGAACCTTATAGAGGATATATTCCGACTCCTTCTGCAGGTCAGGCCAAAAAACAAAATAGTATCCCTGTTCTAGTTCTTTCTCTCATTATTCTTGGAGGTTTTGGAATTGGTATCTATTATGCATTCCGTAGCAATGGGAAGAAGTCCGTTAGTCATACTGAAGAAGTGAAAGAAAGCAAACCAAAGCAAGTGACGGAAGAGAAGAAGGAACCTTCCTCTTCAGAAAAGGAAGGTATTTTCGGCTTCTTCTCTCAGAAACACGAACCTACGAATTTTTCAGGAAAAGATGGGGAGCTTGCTTATAAAATCCAATCTTCTCCGATCCTTTTCGATAAGAATGATATTAAAATTCCTCAATCCCAAAGAAGGATCCTGGATTCTCTTACCTTCCTTCTCAAAAAACATTCAGATACTAAGGTAGTTCTGATTGGACATGCTTCTTCCGAAGGAACCGAAGAGGTGAACCTGAAAGTTTCCCAACTTAGGGCCGAGATGGTTAGAGATTATTTATTGGGGAATGGTTTGGAAACTTCTCGTTTCATTTTAGAAGCGAAAGGTTCTCAAGTAGTTTCTTCTCCCGAGGGAAAGGGACAAAGTTCGGAAAAAAACAGACGCGTGGATATCCAGATCGTCAAGTAA
- a CDS encoding aconitate hydratase has product MAFDIDMIRARYEKLGNLVKKAREVVGRPLTLTEKILYSHLWEGTPSSNFERGKSYVDFAPDRVAMQDATAQMALLQFMSAGRSKVAVPSTVHCDHLITAKTGSSTDLATASTENKEVYDFLSSVSNKYGIGFWKPGAGIIHQVVLENYAFPGGMMIGTDSHTVNAGGLGMVAIGVGGADACDVMAGLPWELKWPKLIGVKLTGKLNGWTSAKDVILKVAGILTVKGGTGAIVEYFGEGSTSLSCTGKGTIANMGAEIGATTSTFAYDESMERYLRSTNRADIADLANGVKEHLSADPEVYANPDKFFDQVIEINLSELEPHLNGPFTPDLATPISKMKEEAKKNGWPTKVEVGLIGSCTNSSYEDIARAASLANQAAEKSLKPKAEFTITPGSELVRFTIERDGFIKVFEKIGAKVFANACGPCIGMWSRVGADKKEKNTIVHSFNRNFQSRNDGNPNTFAFVGSPELVTALAIAGDLTFDPNNDTLTNEKGEKVKLDPPNGDELPKKGFDVEDAGYQAPAADGSGVQVVVDPKSNRLQLLAPFIKWEGTDIKGLNLLIKVKGKCTTDHISMAGPWLKFRGHLDNISNNLLIGATNIFNEKINSVKNQLDGSYDEVPKVQRQYKAQGIGSIVVGDENYGEGSSREHAAMEPRFLGVRAVLVKSFARIHETNLKKQGMLALTFADKADYDKIKEDDKIDIIGLTGFKEGTPLTLALNHKDGSKDEFQVNHTYNAQQIEWFKAGSALNLIGGKK; this is encoded by the coding sequence ATGGCATTTGATATAGATATGATTCGTGCCCGGTATGAAAAACTCGGGAACCTGGTTAAAAAAGCCAGAGAAGTGGTCGGTAGACCTCTTACTCTGACCGAAAAAATTCTTTATTCTCACCTTTGGGAAGGAACACCTTCCTCCAATTTCGAAAGAGGAAAATCTTACGTTGATTTTGCTCCGGACCGCGTTGCAATGCAGGACGCAACGGCACAGATGGCCTTATTACAATTTATGTCCGCAGGTAGAAGTAAGGTAGCAGTTCCTTCCACTGTCCACTGCGACCACTTGATCACTGCAAAAACTGGTTCCTCAACAGATTTAGCAACTGCTTCTACTGAAAACAAAGAAGTTTATGATTTTCTTTCTTCCGTTTCCAACAAGTACGGGATCGGGTTCTGGAAACCAGGTGCCGGAATTATTCACCAAGTAGTATTAGAAAATTATGCATTTCCAGGTGGAATGATGATTGGAACCGACTCTCACACTGTAAATGCAGGTGGTTTGGGAATGGTTGCGATCGGAGTCGGTGGAGCAGACGCTTGTGATGTGATGGCCGGACTTCCTTGGGAACTCAAATGGCCTAAACTAATTGGAGTGAAATTAACCGGAAAACTAAACGGTTGGACTTCTGCAAAAGACGTTATCTTAAAAGTAGCAGGAATTCTTACCGTAAAAGGTGGAACAGGTGCTATCGTAGAATACTTCGGTGAAGGATCTACTTCACTTTCCTGTACTGGAAAGGGAACTATCGCCAATATGGGAGCTGAAATCGGGGCAACTACTTCCACATTCGCTTATGACGAGTCCATGGAAAGATATCTTCGCTCTACAAATAGAGCAGATATCGCTGATTTGGCGAATGGGGTGAAGGAACACCTCTCAGCAGACCCAGAAGTATACGCGAACCCTGACAAATTTTTCGACCAAGTCATCGAGATCAATCTTTCAGAGTTGGAACCACACTTGAATGGACCTTTCACTCCTGACTTAGCTACTCCTATTTCTAAAATGAAAGAAGAAGCTAAGAAGAATGGGTGGCCTACAAAAGTAGAAGTGGGTCTGATCGGTTCCTGCACAAACTCTTCTTACGAGGATATTGCTCGCGCAGCTTCTCTTGCAAACCAAGCAGCAGAAAAATCCTTAAAGCCTAAGGCTGAGTTTACGATCACTCCTGGTTCTGAGTTAGTTCGTTTTACGATAGAAAGAGACGGATTCATTAAAGTTTTCGAAAAGATCGGAGCTAAGGTTTTCGCGAATGCATGCGGTCCTTGTATCGGGATGTGGTCCAGGGTTGGAGCGGATAAGAAAGAGAAGAACACAATTGTTCACTCATTCAACCGTAACTTTCAGTCAAGAAACGACGGGAACCCGAACACTTTTGCATTTGTAGGTTCTCCGGAACTTGTGACTGCTTTGGCGATTGCGGGAGATCTTACTTTTGATCCGAATAATGATACTCTTACGAATGAAAAAGGGGAGAAGGTCAAACTAGATCCTCCAAATGGAGACGAACTTCCTAAAAAAGGTTTCGATGTCGAAGATGCTGGTTACCAAGCTCCAGCAGCTGATGGATCTGGCGTGCAAGTGGTTGTGGATCCTAAGTCCAATCGTTTGCAATTACTTGCTCCTTTCATTAAATGGGAAGGCACTGATATAAAAGGATTGAACCTTCTTATCAAAGTAAAAGGCAAATGTACAACTGACCATATCTCTATGGCGGGTCCTTGGTTGAAATTTAGAGGACATTTGGATAATATTTCCAATAACCTTCTGATCGGAGCTACGAACATCTTCAATGAGAAGATCAATAGCGTGAAGAACCAATTAGATGGATCTTACGACGAAGTTCCTAAAGTCCAACGCCAATACAAAGCCCAAGGGATTGGTTCGATAGTAGTCGGAGACGAAAACTACGGAGAAGGTTCTTCCAGAGAGCATGCAGCTATGGAACCTAGATTCTTAGGAGTAAGAGCAGTTCTTGTAAAATCGTTTGCTCGTATCCATGAAACAAACCTGAAAAAGCAAGGGATGCTTGCTTTGACATTTGCGGATAAGGCGGATTACGACAAGATTAAAGAAGACGATAAAATTGATATTATCGGACTTACTGGTTTTAAGGAAGGAACTCCTCTCACTTTAGCTTTAAATCATAAAGATGGAAGTAAGGACGAATTTCAAGTAAACCATACTTACAATGCTCAGCAGATTGAATGGTTTAAGGCGGGAAGCGCTTTGAATTTGATCGGCGGCAAAAAGTAA
- a CDS encoding TetR/AcrR family transcriptional regulator, with the protein MVRTPKKKVKKTKVSKAGAHGSSKGPKKRDRKATETALMKAGIQVFAKKGYDAATTKDIAKSAGANEALIMRYFGGKKGLLEAILTRTDDLGDSDAGKKEEETKQLHLDEALVESITERCSDFKHYSDFMKVAVSRIILDPDVSRIIQTKIYTKALPEMIHELEKFKKGGEIDPKADLKSVAFGISSLTFALGFMAQVVYKIPESEIKATIKEMVRILQKGLKPDSK; encoded by the coding sequence ATGGTTCGAACCCCTAAGAAGAAGGTCAAAAAAACTAAGGTATCCAAAGCAGGTGCTCATGGTTCTAGTAAAGGCCCTAAAAAAAGAGACCGAAAGGCAACTGAGACCGCTTTAATGAAGGCGGGCATACAAGTTTTTGCCAAAAAAGGATATGACGCAGCGACTACTAAGGATATCGCTAAATCTGCAGGTGCTAACGAAGCTCTAATCATGCGTTATTTCGGCGGGAAGAAGGGACTCTTAGAAGCAATTCTAACTCGCACCGATGATCTAGGCGATTCAGATGCCGGAAAAAAAGAAGAAGAGACCAAACAACTTCATTTGGATGAGGCTTTGGTCGAGTCCATTACGGAAAGATGTTCCGATTTCAAACATTATTCAGACTTCATGAAAGTTGCAGTCAGCAGGATCATCTTAGATCCAGACGTTAGTAGAATTATCCAAACTAAAATTTATACCAAAGCTCTTCCTGAAATGATCCATGAATTGGAGAAATTTAAGAAGGGAGGAGAAATCGATCCAAAGGCAGATTTGAAGTCAGTTGCATTCGGAATTTCTTCTTTAACTTTTGCGTTAGGGTTTATGGCTCAAGTAGTTTATAAAATTCCAGAATCGGAAATCAAAGCTACTATTAAAGAAATGGTGAGGATTTTGCAGAAGGGTCTAAAGCCAGACTCTAAATAA
- a CDS encoding ArnT family glycosyltransferase — translation MVWNSFFKKSLNRDKIFVSLLILLNVFLLLPGSGGNAILTQGDEAMHIATIRESLTSSSYLFPKFEGVLNLYKPPALFWLGIFSDSLFGVSFFAERFPSFLLFFGSSVLIYLGIRRAGGSSKLAFTISAAYTLTLGVFKFSRLVMMESLLTFFIILVSVTILEFRLSKNRIWLFVGGLFSGIAILIKGPVFQVYSGIILGSYSVIGIFLLHSNGGWSGKKRIWKELLSHIIFLSSSLIVPIIWILVLLSYSELGKEFLTIFFFTENLGKFSSATANQSEWIIPLGFLLYSFPFSVAVFSGFYSKLFQRPKSQREVVGSSYLWAIIAICLVHLAPNRKDFYYLLPLIPLAFLGIGLFFIRKKEYQFSKLLSLNYLFCFGISALVLAAMWGFEILLGQNIRAELVFTAFLILIFIWGRRIRVQRLGVPSTVTLNLVLAAGLLSYIQFSILPRVNLSEVPENGPFTNAKQICIISENPWTALTFRNALPGAEIIHSVPGADRNCVDGIRHLVFFQEQVPIPSGYKLLQTQTVWKRDVTLKELLSPTQGKEYVYFYEPSRNKNSELESR, via the coding sequence ATGGTTTGGAATTCGTTTTTTAAAAAAAGCTTAAATAGAGATAAAATATTCGTTTCTCTGCTCATTTTGTTAAACGTATTCCTGCTTCTTCCCGGATCTGGAGGAAATGCCATCTTAACCCAAGGGGATGAAGCGATGCATATCGCTACAATCCGAGAAAGTTTGACCTCTTCTTCCTATCTTTTTCCTAAATTTGAAGGCGTTTTAAATCTCTACAAGCCACCTGCTCTGTTTTGGCTCGGAATTTTTTCGGATAGTCTTTTTGGTGTCAGCTTTTTTGCAGAAAGGTTTCCTTCCTTCTTACTTTTTTTCGGATCTTCTGTTCTAATTTACCTAGGGATTAGAAGGGCAGGTGGAAGTTCTAAACTAGCGTTCACAATTTCTGCTGCTTATACTTTGACCTTGGGAGTGTTCAAATTTTCCCGTTTGGTGATGATGGAGTCTTTATTGACCTTCTTCATTATCTTAGTCTCTGTAACAATTTTAGAATTCAGACTTTCTAAAAATAGGATCTGGTTATTTGTCGGAGGCCTCTTCTCTGGAATCGCAATTCTAATCAAAGGTCCTGTATTCCAAGTATATAGCGGGATCATCTTAGGGTCTTATTCAGTGATTGGAATTTTTCTTCTTCACTCAAATGGGGGATGGTCAGGCAAAAAAAGAATTTGGAAGGAACTCCTCTCGCATATCATCTTCCTTTCTTCTTCTTTGATCGTTCCAATAATTTGGATACTAGTCCTTCTTTCTTATTCAGAACTGGGAAAAGAGTTTCTAACGATCTTCTTTTTCACTGAGAACCTAGGTAAATTTTCTTCAGCCACTGCAAATCAGTCTGAATGGATCATACCACTTGGGTTTTTGCTCTATAGTTTTCCTTTCAGCGTGGCGGTTTTCTCAGGATTTTATTCTAAATTATTCCAAAGGCCAAAATCGCAGAGAGAAGTGGTCGGGAGTTCCTACCTTTGGGCAATCATTGCGATTTGTTTGGTCCATTTGGCGCCGAACCGTAAGGATTTTTACTACCTTCTTCCTTTGATCCCATTGGCTTTCTTGGGAATTGGATTATTCTTCATTCGAAAAAAAGAATATCAATTCTCTAAGCTCCTTTCTCTGAATTATCTCTTCTGTTTTGGGATCAGTGCATTGGTTTTGGCAGCAATGTGGGGTTTTGAAATTCTTTTGGGCCAAAATATCAGGGCGGAATTGGTATTCACAGCATTCTTAATTTTGATTTTTATTTGGGGAAGAAGGATCCGAGTGCAAAGGTTAGGAGTTCCTTCCACTGTTACATTGAATCTTGTACTTGCTGCAGGTTTACTCTCTTATATCCAATTTTCTATTCTTCCCAGAGTAAACTTAAGTGAGGTTCCTGAGAATGGACCATTCACTAATGCAAAACAGATCTGTATCATTTCTGAAAATCCTTGGACCGCACTTACTTTTAGGAACGCACTTCCTGGTGCAGAGATCATTCACTCTGTTCCTGGTGCGGACCGAAATTGTGTGGATGGAATTAGACATCTGGTCTTCTTCCAAGAACAGGTCCCTATTCCGTCGGGATACAAACTTCTACAGACACAAACTGTTTGGAAAAGAGACGTTACCCTGAAGGAACTCCTGAGCCCCACTCAGGGAAAAGAATACGTATATTTTTATGAGCCTTCTCGGAATAAGAATTCCGAATTGGAGAGTCGATGA
- a CDS encoding Cys-rich protein — MSQIPFRKIFPYLPIFVLGLAVGTFIAFKYSRGTVVQSGMEWEGKEICLDYCDNLAKCMQKEYPQTSEDQLYKVENSCLRGCRKHFDKMQVCLVPEKMASCSELTSCLFGELKKYY, encoded by the coding sequence ATGAGCCAAATCCCTTTCAGAAAAATTTTCCCTTATCTTCCCATTTTCGTTTTGGGTCTGGCCGTGGGCACATTTATCGCCTTCAAATATTCCAGAGGAACTGTGGTTCAGTCCGGAATGGAATGGGAAGGAAAAGAGATTTGCCTGGATTATTGTGATAATCTTGCGAAATGTATGCAGAAAGAATACCCCCAAACTTCTGAAGACCAATTGTATAAGGTGGAAAATTCCTGCTTAAGAGGTTGCAGAAAACATTTCGATAAGATGCAGGTATGCCTTGTGCCGGAGAAAATGGCGAGTTGTTCTGAATTGACTTCTTGTTTGTTTGGAGAATTAAAAAAGTATTATTAA